The following proteins are co-located in the Haloarcula rubripromontorii genome:
- a CDS encoding DUF7854 family protein — protein sequence MDRISALRNIEEALAEFEAGSRSLADLERDVRGTLRTYATEFEGDLQAYRASGGAAVDGLVVLAPSETAARERVQDLVSDAGEFTVTAVE from the coding sequence ATGGACCGCATCTCCGCACTCCGCAACATCGAGGAAGCGCTGGCCGAGTTCGAGGCCGGGTCCCGGTCGCTGGCCGACCTCGAACGGGACGTTCGCGGGACGCTCCGGACCTACGCGACCGAGTTCGAGGGCGACCTGCAGGCCTACCGGGCGAGCGGCGGGGCCGCCGTTGACGGACTGGTTGTCCTTGCACCGTCCGAGACAGCAGCCCGCGAACGCGTTCAGGACCTCGTCTCGGACGCCGGCGAGTTCACCGTCACGGCCGTCGAATAA
- a CDS encoding DUF7855 family protein, with protein MLLVVTYSRPARRDLRNVCRAHEACVVRQFGRAALFSGTEFGAFQALRLHEKHGLDVQIEHVEPFEPTDVPKHVRKAAKRYEAREEPATPYERFASGRDLPDPDQLRGVDL; from the coding sequence GTGCTACTCGTCGTCACGTACTCCCGGCCGGCACGCAGAGACTTACGGAACGTCTGTCGTGCCCACGAAGCGTGTGTCGTTCGGCAGTTCGGGAGAGCAGCGTTGTTCTCCGGGACCGAGTTCGGGGCGTTTCAGGCGCTTCGTCTGCACGAGAAACACGGGCTTGACGTTCAGATCGAGCACGTCGAGCCGTTCGAACCGACGGACGTCCCGAAACACGTTCGGAAGGCGGCCAAGCGGTACGAGGCACGCGAGGAACCGGCGACGCCCTACGAGCGGTTCGCATCGGGACGTGATCTCCCGGACCCGGACCAACTCCGAGGCGTCGACCTGTGA
- a CDS encoding methyl-accepting chemotaxis protein codes for MAGGPLDELASALDRVAPEFVRQRFAAKFAVAFLAVLLVIAGAGAFTFQATSTAVERQTTEQLAETSQLEGDAIGSWVEQQRTHTRSVSQGEPLRSDRRAAAYILLQDQLLPDDVVSMHLVNDTRGEVVASTELPLEGRSLSDLDAPWTNAEVPEGPGNNSQVWSSSRSYRSPVLNDEPVMAFASSVPKRDGSHLVVVTRIQSQVDRLSNTNSTKETTILNTNDETVLNIDREFDADSHSESLAAIRDANGTAAPVTAVSDGRVYAFAPVPTTNWVTVTSLDTAQAFSVRDTVGQTVGLLVLLALVSLSAVGLVLGKRTVDPLKQLRDRAERIEAGDFDVDLETNRADEIGRLYGTFDDMRISLQNRIQEAEDAVEEAKTARAEAEELRTEAEDARAEAEEASQRLQERAAEYSAVMQDIADGDLTKRLDEDAEETAMREVAVEFNAMLDGLEATVSEVAAFADEVADATIEVATGAEEIETTSQTVSDRIQEIADGAIRQHDDLAEAAAEMDELSASIEEVAASSTTVAETAREAVDRGETGREAAESAIDDMAEIESRSADAVDQILALQERMDDIGEIVDFISDIAEQTNMLALNANIEAARADKDGEGFAVVADEVKSLAEETKQAAAEIEAEIAAVQTETDETVTDIRATSDHIDTGVETVREAADAIEDTVDAIENANDGIQEIADATEDQADATQSVVHRVDGVSEISQNVTEDAEQVSAAAEEQSASVAEIAQSADELRDRADSLAETVDQFDTSGGAGERGDAAGVGGERTTRSAPNGTDD; via the coding sequence ATGGCGGGCGGTCCACTCGATGAGTTGGCGAGCGCGCTTGATCGGGTCGCCCCCGAGTTCGTCCGGCAGCGGTTCGCTGCGAAGTTCGCTGTCGCGTTCCTCGCCGTGTTGCTCGTCATCGCGGGCGCTGGCGCGTTCACCTTCCAGGCGACATCCACAGCAGTCGAGCGCCAGACGACCGAACAGCTCGCCGAGACCAGCCAACTGGAAGGAGACGCTATCGGCTCGTGGGTCGAGCAACAGCGCACGCACACGCGCTCCGTTTCGCAGGGCGAGCCGCTCCGGAGCGACCGGCGCGCCGCGGCGTACATCCTTCTGCAGGACCAGCTACTGCCTGATGATGTTGTCAGTATGCACCTCGTAAACGACACACGTGGCGAGGTGGTCGCCAGCACGGAACTCCCGCTGGAGGGGCGGTCGCTGTCAGACCTTGACGCGCCGTGGACGAACGCCGAAGTGCCGGAGGGGCCTGGGAACAACAGTCAGGTGTGGTCGAGTAGCCGGTCGTACCGCTCACCGGTCCTCAACGACGAGCCCGTGATGGCGTTCGCTAGCTCGGTCCCGAAGCGTGACGGCTCGCATCTCGTCGTCGTCACGCGCATCCAGAGCCAGGTCGACCGCCTCAGCAATACGAATTCCACGAAAGAAACCACGATTCTGAACACCAACGACGAGACAGTACTGAATATCGACCGCGAGTTCGATGCCGACTCCCACAGTGAGAGCCTCGCGGCGATCCGCGACGCAAACGGTACTGCGGCACCGGTGACAGCGGTTTCGGATGGTCGCGTGTACGCGTTCGCGCCCGTCCCGACGACGAACTGGGTCACGGTGACGAGTCTAGACACGGCGCAGGCGTTCAGTGTCCGTGATACGGTCGGGCAGACGGTCGGACTGCTTGTCCTGCTGGCGCTCGTTTCGCTGTCGGCTGTCGGCCTCGTACTCGGGAAACGGACGGTCGACCCCCTGAAGCAGTTGCGGGACCGTGCCGAGCGCATCGAGGCCGGCGACTTCGATGTCGACCTCGAAACGAACCGCGCCGACGAAATCGGTCGCCTCTACGGCACCTTCGACGATATGCGGATCTCACTGCAGAACCGTATTCAAGAAGCGGAGGACGCAGTCGAGGAAGCGAAGACGGCGCGGGCGGAAGCCGAAGAACTGCGGACGGAAGCGGAGGACGCACGGGCAGAGGCAGAGGAAGCCAGTCAGCGCCTCCAAGAGCGCGCTGCCGAGTACAGCGCGGTGATGCAGGACATCGCCGACGGAGACCTCACGAAGCGACTCGACGAGGACGCGGAGGAGACGGCGATGCGAGAGGTCGCGGTGGAGTTCAACGCAATGCTCGATGGCCTCGAAGCCACCGTCAGCGAGGTCGCAGCGTTCGCCGACGAAGTCGCGGATGCCACGATCGAGGTCGCGACTGGGGCCGAGGAAATCGAGACGACAAGCCAGACCGTCAGTGACCGCATACAGGAGATCGCCGACGGTGCCATCAGACAGCACGACGACCTTGCGGAGGCCGCCGCCGAGATGGACGAGCTATCGGCGAGCATCGAGGAGGTCGCAGCGTCGTCGACGACGGTTGCAGAGACGGCCAGGGAAGCCGTCGACCGTGGCGAAACGGGCCGGGAAGCCGCTGAGTCAGCCATCGATGACATGGCGGAAATCGAGTCCCGGTCGGCAGACGCGGTCGACCAGATTCTCGCACTACAGGAGCGCATGGACGACATCGGTGAGATTGTCGACTTCATCTCTGATATCGCCGAGCAGACGAATATGCTCGCCCTGAACGCCAACATCGAGGCCGCCCGCGCCGACAAGGACGGCGAGGGATTCGCTGTTGTTGCTGACGAGGTCAAGAGCCTCGCAGAGGAGACAAAACAGGCGGCAGCGGAGATAGAAGCCGAAATCGCGGCTGTACAGACGGAGACCGACGAGACCGTCACGGACATCCGCGCGACCAGCGACCACATCGACACCGGTGTCGAGACTGTCCGTGAGGCTGCCGATGCGATTGAGGACACCGTCGACGCGATCGAGAACGCCAACGACGGGATTCAGGAGATTGCGGATGCCACCGAGGACCAGGCCGACGCGACCCAGAGCGTCGTCCATCGCGTCGACGGGGTGTCCGAGATCAGTCAGAACGTGACGGAGGACGCCGAGCAGGTATCGGCAGCCGCGGAAGAGCAGTCCGCATCCGTCGCCGAAATCGCCCAGAGCGCGGACGAACTCCGCGACCGTGCCGACTCGCTGGCCGAGACCGTCGATCAGTTCGACACCAGCGGCGGAGCGGGCGAGCGCGGCGATGCCGCCGGTGTCGGCGGGGAGCGCACCACGCGTTCGGCCCCCAACGGGACTGACGACTGA
- a CDS encoding LAGLIDADG family homing endonuclease: MATAENTELIDRFEEFYRNYYRNEIGELAQKYPNDQKSLYIDWDDLYRFDPDLADDYRTKPEQIQEYAEEALRLYDLPVDVSLGQAHVRVRNLPESEDIRDLRHEHHGNLVAVQGIIRKATDVRPKVIEAAFECQRCGTLTRIPQAAGDFQEPHECQGCERQGPFRLNTDQSQFIDAQKLRVQESPEGLRGGETPQSIDVNIEDDITGHVTAGDHVRVTGVLKLDQRGSDNEKSPMFDIYMEGVSVEIEDEQFEDMEITDADKKEIVELSNESDIYDKMVGAIAPSIYGYEKEKLAMMLQLFSGVTKELPDGSRIRGDLHMLLIGDPGTGKCVHGDTRVTLADGRDVPIRDLVESNLDDPKPIDDGVWDSVDFEVPSLLDDGTIAPRRATKVWKREAPDVLYRIRTATGRELEVTPSHPLFVQTDGRFRAKQAENLDEGTFIGVPRSVPTAGDNEIDVAFRTSDAHNRIDLQLPSTWTTDLARLLGYIVAEGYVEQRADNTGFVSITNNDDEVLDDATTILESLNLNATIRNPHEGKDARELMCSAGEFVSFLGSLEESLLSSSESQRVPRELMGTNDDVTAAFLKGYIEGEGHVSSSQREITVASMSEQLLADVRTMLLSLGISSQIQSRQNGSYRLRISGQAFSTYVDRVGFVTERKTAASAKFDGTDGNPNLDVVPDVGHELRRIRESLELTQSDCGLPRSTYQHYERGSRNPSRDSLETVLDAFEARLSELSESASDTAGAITDGGGLDSVANDVDALRSLVDGDIAWDRVERIETVESDEEWVYDLEIEGTHNYLTNGVVSHNSQMLSYIENIAPRSVYTSGKGSSSAGLTAAAVRDDFGDGQQWTLEAGALVLADQGIAAIDELDKMTPEDRSAMHEALEQQRISVSKAGINATLKSRCSLLGAANPKYGRFDQYEPIGEQIDLEPALISRFDLIFTVTDKPDEEADRNLAEHIIQTNYAGELNTHRTQNPTSNFSEEEVDTVTEEVAPTIEPDLLRKYVAYAKRNCFPTMTEDAKSRIEDFYVDLRLKGQDEDAPVPVTARKLEALVRLAEASARIRLSDTVDEADADRAVDIAHYCLKEIGVDPETGEFDADVVETGQSKTQRDRIQNIKGIISDIEDEYDEGAPADVVIERAEEVGIDESKAEHEIDKLKQKGEVYEPRTDHLRTT, translated from the coding sequence ATGGCGACCGCCGAGAACACCGAACTCATCGACCGCTTCGAGGAGTTCTACCGCAACTACTACCGCAACGAAATCGGTGAGCTCGCCCAGAAATACCCCAACGACCAGAAGTCGCTGTACATCGACTGGGACGACCTCTATCGCTTCGACCCGGACCTGGCCGACGACTACCGCACAAAGCCCGAGCAGATTCAGGAGTACGCTGAGGAGGCCCTGCGGCTGTACGACCTCCCGGTCGACGTCTCGCTCGGGCAGGCTCACGTCCGCGTCCGGAACCTCCCCGAATCCGAGGACATCCGGGACCTGCGCCACGAACACCACGGCAACCTCGTCGCCGTCCAGGGCATCATTCGGAAGGCGACCGACGTGCGGCCGAAGGTTATCGAGGCCGCATTCGAGTGCCAGCGCTGTGGCACACTCACGCGCATCCCACAGGCTGCCGGTGACTTCCAGGAGCCCCACGAGTGTCAGGGCTGTGAGCGACAGGGGCCGTTCCGGCTCAACACCGACCAGTCCCAGTTCATCGACGCCCAGAAGCTCCGCGTCCAGGAATCTCCCGAGGGACTGCGCGGCGGGGAGACGCCCCAGTCTATCGACGTCAACATCGAGGACGACATCACGGGCCACGTCACCGCGGGCGACCACGTCCGCGTGACCGGGGTCCTCAAACTCGACCAGCGGGGGTCGGACAACGAGAAGTCCCCCATGTTCGACATCTACATGGAGGGCGTCAGCGTCGAAATCGAGGATGAGCAGTTCGAGGACATGGAGATTACCGACGCCGACAAGAAGGAAATCGTCGAGCTCTCCAACGAATCCGACATCTACGACAAGATGGTCGGCGCTATCGCTCCCTCCATCTACGGCTACGAGAAGGAGAAGCTCGCGATGATGCTCCAGCTCTTCTCCGGCGTGACCAAAGAGCTTCCTGACGGATCTCGCATACGTGGCGACCTCCATATGTTGCTGATAGGGGACCCTGGTACGGGGAAGTGTGTCCACGGCGATACCCGCGTAACGCTTGCGGACGGCCGTGACGTTCCGATTCGTGACCTCGTTGAGTCCAACCTTGATGACCCGAAACCGATAGACGACGGGGTCTGGGACAGCGTCGATTTCGAGGTCCCATCGCTATTGGACGACGGGACGATAGCGCCCCGACGAGCGACAAAGGTCTGGAAGCGCGAGGCACCCGACGTACTGTACCGGATTCGGACCGCGACCGGTCGCGAACTCGAAGTCACACCGTCCCATCCGCTGTTCGTCCAGACCGACGGCCGATTCCGGGCGAAACAGGCCGAAAATCTCGACGAGGGGACGTTCATCGGAGTGCCGCGGTCCGTCCCGACTGCGGGTGACAACGAAATAGATGTAGCGTTCCGAACGTCTGACGCACACAACCGAATCGACCTCCAGCTCCCGTCGACGTGGACGACGGACCTCGCCCGTCTCCTCGGATACATCGTCGCAGAGGGATACGTCGAACAGCGAGCGGACAACACCGGATTCGTCTCTATCACGAACAACGACGACGAAGTTCTTGACGACGCAACGACGATTCTGGAGTCGCTCAATCTCAACGCGACGATACGTAATCCACACGAGGGGAAAGACGCCCGCGAGCTGATGTGTTCCGCTGGCGAATTTGTAAGTTTCCTGGGTTCTCTCGAGGAGTCACTGTTGTCTTCCTCGGAGAGCCAACGCGTTCCGCGGGAGTTGATGGGTACAAACGACGACGTTACGGCCGCTTTCCTCAAGGGGTACATCGAGGGCGAGGGTCACGTCTCCTCGTCTCAGCGCGAGATTACGGTGGCTTCGATGAGCGAGCAGTTACTCGCGGACGTTCGAACGATGCTGCTCTCGCTCGGTATTTCGTCACAGATTCAGTCACGACAAAACGGAAGCTACCGATTGCGGATTTCGGGGCAGGCGTTCAGCACATACGTCGACCGTGTCGGTTTCGTCACGGAGCGAAAGACGGCGGCCTCCGCCAAGTTCGACGGGACAGACGGGAATCCGAATCTCGATGTCGTCCCGGATGTCGGCCACGAGCTTCGCCGCATTCGCGAATCACTCGAACTCACGCAGTCGGACTGCGGGCTTCCCCGTTCGACGTACCAGCATTACGAACGCGGATCTCGAAACCCAAGCCGTGACAGCCTCGAAACCGTCCTTGACGCATTCGAGGCTCGCCTTTCGGAACTGAGCGAGTCGGCATCTGACACCGCAGGTGCCATCACAGACGGCGGGGGCCTCGACAGTGTTGCAAACGACGTCGATGCGCTTCGCTCCCTCGTCGACGGCGATATCGCCTGGGACAGGGTCGAACGTATCGAGACCGTCGAGTCGGACGAGGAGTGGGTCTACGACCTGGAAATCGAGGGGACGCACAATTACCTCACCAACGGCGTCGTTTCGCACAACTCCCAGATGCTATCATATATCGAGAACATCGCGCCCCGCTCCGTCTACACCTCCGGCAAGGGGTCGTCGAGCGCGGGGCTGACCGCCGCGGCCGTGCGCGACGACTTCGGTGACGGCCAGCAGTGGACGCTCGAAGCCGGCGCGCTCGTGCTCGCAGACCAGGGCATCGCCGCCATCGACGAACTCGACAAGATGACGCCGGAAGACCGGTCGGCGATGCACGAGGCGCTGGAACAGCAGCGCATCAGCGTCTCCAAGGCCGGAATTAACGCGACGCTCAAATCGCGCTGTTCCCTGCTGGGCGCGGCCAACCCGAAGTACGGGCGGTTCGACCAGTACGAGCCCATCGGCGAGCAGATAGACCTCGAACCGGCGCTCATCTCCCGCTTCGACCTCATCTTCACGGTCACCGACAAGCCCGACGAGGAAGCCGACCGGAACCTCGCCGAGCACATCATCCAGACCAACTACGCCGGCGAACTCAACACGCATCGGACGCAGAACCCGACCTCGAACTTCAGCGAGGAGGAGGTCGACACGGTCACCGAGGAGGTCGCGCCGACCATCGAACCGGACCTGCTCCGGAAGTACGTCGCCTACGCGAAGCGCAACTGCTTCCCGACGATGACCGAGGATGCGAAATCGCGCATCGAGGACTTCTACGTCGACTTGCGGCTCAAGGGACAGGACGAAGACGCGCCGGTCCCGGTCACTGCCCGGAAACTGGAGGCGCTGGTCCGACTGGCCGAGGCGTCCGCCCGGATTCGGCTGTCGGACACCGTCGACGAGGCCGACGCCGACCGGGCGGTCGACATCGCTCACTACTGCCTGAAAGAAATCGGGGTCGACCCCGAAACCGGCGAGTTCGACGCCGATGTGGTCGAGACGGGCCAGTCCAAGACCCAGCGCGACCGCATCCAGAACATCAAGGGCATCATCTCCGACATCGAGGACGAGTACGACGAAGGCGCACCCGCTGACGTGGTCATCGAGCGTGCGGAGGAGGTCGGCATCGACGAGTCCAAAGCCGAACACGAGATTGACAAACTGAAACAGAAGGGCGAGGTGTACGAGCCCCGGACGGATCACCTCCGGACGACCTGA
- a CDS encoding DUF7856 family protein, translated as MRLRVAGTTYTGAVVDLRARNVDGQTVAASIRGRRCLPAVSCPEPPAVYAYTGHVHPSMGLRTRTALAAAARSRGYETPQDDAIADRRAKLAELECSPPELPDPVDPVSESTIDGLQEAVATHRGRLTARQAVGADDEAAQAALRDAATELSELETQRAAVSETRELRRSRARAYRDTLEEQRRLADELANLRRSARATLVDRCAETFARAIDAVPGPVPDSPFDADPVTAALGVLRFAKTPAPVVLETDRFRSPTAASDCLDAPVVRC; from the coding sequence GTGAGGCTCCGCGTCGCTGGAACTACTTACACGGGCGCTGTCGTCGACCTCCGAGCCCGAAACGTCGACGGTCAGACCGTCGCCGCAAGCATCCGCGGCCGGCGGTGCCTTCCCGCTGTGTCCTGTCCGGAACCGCCGGCCGTGTACGCGTACACCGGACACGTCCACCCGTCGATGGGACTCCGAACGCGAACTGCACTTGCGGCTGCCGCCCGGTCACGGGGATACGAGACGCCACAGGACGACGCTATCGCGGACCGCCGCGCAAAGCTGGCCGAGCTTGAGTGCTCGCCGCCGGAGCTGCCGGACCCTGTCGATCCGGTCTCGGAGTCGACAATCGACGGCCTGCAGGAAGCGGTCGCTACCCACCGCGGGCGTCTCACCGCTCGGCAGGCGGTCGGTGCGGACGACGAAGCGGCACAGGCCGCTCTCCGCGACGCGGCAACGGAACTGAGCGAACTGGAGACGCAGCGGGCTGCCGTCAGCGAAACTCGCGAACTCCGCCGGAGCCGGGCACGCGCCTACCGGGACACACTGGAGGAACAGCGTCGGCTTGCCGACGAACTGGCCAACCTCCGGCGGAGCGCTCGGGCAACGCTCGTCGACCGATGTGCCGAGACGTTCGCTCGGGCCATCGACGCCGTTCCGGGGCCAGTTCCGGACAGCCCGTTCGACGCCGACCCAGTAACGGCCGCTCTGGGCGTACTCCGGTTCGCGAAGACGCCCGCACCGGTCGTCCTCGAAACGGATCGGTTCAGATCGCCGACAGCTGCATCGGACTGTCTCGACGCCCCTGTCGTTCGTTGCTGA
- a CDS encoding BMP family lipoprotein: MRKQKITRRRLLASGSAAATAAFAGCGSRFENFGGSGEADAGPSDSQQATASGIDESDAAATVGMVYALGGLDDRSFNDAANRGIQRARLDDGVEYTNHEPSSVDGFAEVQAELAGSTSPSYDLICCIGFLQAEGLSEVAPEHTDQQFMIVDSVVDADNVASYVFREHEGSFQAGNLAGLLTTRDVDLGAGATNPEKTTVGFIGGLDQPLIHKFEAGFKAGVAHANADVDVLTEYLGNFDDVQGARDIAAGMYDDGADIVYHAAGGAGVGIFQAAQAHGRYAIGVDSDQSRSNPRYADVVLASMVKRVNVAVYDAATATVADSLPAGEVVSLGLDSDGVGIVYGTSLEPAIPDDVRAALSTSREQIASGDIVVPTERSSTGGA, from the coding sequence GTGCGTAAACAAAAAATCACAAGACGGCGGCTTCTCGCCAGCGGTAGCGCGGCTGCAACCGCAGCGTTCGCTGGCTGTGGGAGCCGCTTCGAGAATTTCGGGGGGAGCGGAGAGGCAGACGCAGGACCCAGCGACAGCCAGCAAGCGACCGCCAGTGGTATCGACGAGAGCGATGCGGCGGCGACTGTCGGAATGGTGTACGCGCTGGGCGGGCTCGATGACCGCTCGTTCAACGATGCGGCGAACCGCGGCATTCAGCGCGCACGTCTCGATGACGGAGTCGAGTACACGAACCACGAGCCAAGCAGTGTCGACGGATTCGCCGAAGTACAGGCCGAGCTAGCGGGTTCGACAAGCCCGTCATACGACCTGATCTGTTGTATCGGATTCCTGCAGGCTGAGGGGCTGTCTGAGGTCGCACCGGAACACACCGACCAGCAGTTCATGATCGTCGATTCTGTCGTGGATGCCGACAACGTGGCGAGTTACGTATTCCGCGAACACGAGGGGTCGTTTCAGGCCGGGAACCTCGCTGGACTGCTCACGACTAGAGATGTCGACCTCGGTGCGGGTGCGACGAACCCGGAGAAGACGACCGTCGGGTTTATCGGCGGCCTCGACCAGCCGCTCATCCACAAGTTCGAAGCCGGTTTCAAAGCCGGGGTTGCGCACGCGAACGCGGACGTCGATGTCCTCACTGAGTACCTCGGGAACTTCGACGACGTGCAGGGTGCCCGCGACATCGCAGCCGGGATGTACGACGACGGAGCGGACATCGTCTATCACGCAGCAGGTGGCGCAGGTGTTGGCATCTTCCAGGCCGCACAGGCCCACGGCCGGTACGCAATCGGCGTGGACTCAGACCAGTCCCGCAGCAATCCCCGGTACGCGGATGTCGTGCTCGCGAGCATGGTCAAGCGGGTGAACGTCGCAGTCTACGACGCGGCGACGGCGACAGTCGCTGACAGCCTCCCCGCTGGTGAGGTCGTTTCCCTCGGGCTAGATAGTGACGGCGTCGGCATTGTCTATGGCACCTCCCTCGAGCCGGCAATTCCCGATGACGTCAGGGCCGCGCTGTCGACATCGCGGGAGCAGATCGCCAGCGGCGACATCGTCGTCCCCACTGAGCGCTCCAGCACGGGTGGTGCCTGA
- a CDS encoding SLC13 family permease — translation MLFVFAVIVAALVLFATEALPVDVTAIAVMVALMLAEPVTVLAADVGLLAEPVYVLHQPGDGLSPLDRGLSGFASTATITVLAMFILSDGVQRTGIVQILGAKIASLTGDNETKQLGATVGLVAPISGFINNTAAVAILLPMVTDIAHKGKLSPSKLLLPLSYASMFGGMLTLIGTSTNILASQLSAELIGRPFSMFEFTQLGIIVTIVGTIYLLTVGRYLVPSRIPAEEDLTREFEMGEYLTEVVVREDSPLIGQTVEEALRVSEFDVDIVQLVREKRTFLEPFGQKAIRAGDVFAVRTDRDTLVDLLDVEGLDVIPEVEVDDAELETATERKNLVEVVVAPGSSLIGETLVSTSFRQRYDATVLALRHGQELYRQRMDHVTLRIGDTLLVQATPDSIDRLNRNNDFIVAQEVERPDFRQSKIPVAVGIVAAVVGVAALTPIHIVISALGGALAMVLTGCLRPPELYDAVQWDVIFLLAGVIPLGIALQETGGADLLAELFVMGAGSVLTAGGGLAVVLGLMYIVTALLTNIISNNASVVLMIPVAIETARQLNANAFAFVLAVTFAASTAFMTPVGYQTNLLVYGPGGYRFTDYLKVGAPLQAVFAVATTLGIAYFWGLAPA, via the coding sequence ATGTTGTTCGTGTTCGCGGTCATCGTCGCCGCGCTGGTGCTGTTTGCGACGGAGGCGCTGCCAGTCGACGTGACCGCTATCGCCGTCATGGTCGCGTTGATGCTGGCCGAACCGGTGACGGTACTCGCGGCCGATGTCGGGCTGCTCGCCGAGCCGGTGTACGTGTTACATCAGCCCGGTGACGGGCTGTCGCCGCTGGATCGCGGGCTTTCGGGATTTGCCTCGACGGCGACGATAACCGTGCTGGCGATGTTCATTCTCTCCGACGGCGTCCAGCGGACCGGCATCGTCCAGATCCTCGGCGCGAAAATTGCCTCCCTGACCGGGGATAACGAAACGAAACAGCTCGGTGCGACCGTCGGGCTGGTCGCACCTATCTCCGGGTTCATCAACAACACTGCCGCCGTCGCAATCCTCCTGCCGATGGTGACCGATATCGCGCACAAGGGCAAGCTCTCGCCGTCGAAACTACTGCTGCCCCTGTCCTACGCCTCGATGTTCGGCGGAATGTTGACGCTTATCGGCACCTCGACGAACATCCTCGCCTCGCAGCTCTCGGCGGAACTGATCGGTCGCCCGTTCAGTATGTTCGAGTTCACCCAGCTCGGCATTATCGTGACCATCGTCGGGACCATCTATCTGCTCACTGTCGGGCGCTATCTGGTCCCGTCGCGTATCCCGGCCGAAGAGGACCTCACCCGGGAGTTCGAGATGGGTGAGTACCTGACCGAAGTCGTCGTCCGCGAAGACTCCCCGCTTATCGGCCAGACTGTAGAGGAGGCGCTCAGAGTCTCGGAGTTCGACGTGGACATCGTCCAGCTGGTCCGCGAGAAACGCACGTTCCTCGAACCGTTCGGACAGAAAGCGATCCGGGCTGGCGATGTCTTTGCCGTTCGGACGGACCGGGACACGCTCGTCGACCTCCTCGATGTCGAGGGGCTGGACGTGATTCCCGAAGTCGAGGTCGACGACGCGGAACTGGAGACCGCAACCGAGCGAAAGAATCTTGTCGAGGTCGTCGTCGCCCCCGGCTCCTCGCTCATCGGCGAGACGCTCGTCTCCACGAGCTTCCGTCAGCGCTACGACGCGACCGTGTTGGCGCTTCGCCACGGGCAGGAGCTGTACCGCCAGCGAATGGACCACGTCACACTCCGAATCGGCGATACGCTGCTGGTGCAGGCCACCCCAGACAGCATCGACCGCCTCAACCGCAATAACGACTTCATCGTCGCCCAGGAAGTCGAACGACCGGACTTCCGTCAGTCGAAGATTCCCGTCGCGGTCGGCATCGTCGCTGCCGTTGTCGGTGTCGCTGCGCTGACGCCGATTCACATCGTCATCTCGGCGCTCGGCGGCGCGCTCGCGATGGTCCTTACCGGCTGTCTCCGCCCGCCCGAGCTGTACGACGCCGTCCAGTGGGACGTCATCTTCTTGCTTGCCGGTGTCATCCCACTGGGTATCGCCCTGCAGGAGACCGGCGGCGCTGACCTGCTCGCGGAGCTGTTCGTCATGGGCGCCGGCAGTGTCCTCACTGCCGGTGGCGGCCTCGCCGTCGTCCTCGGACTGATGTACATCGTCACAGCGCTGCTGACGAACATCATCTCGAACAACGCGTCCGTCGTCCTGATGATCCCGGTCGCCATCGAAACCGCTCGGCAACTGAACGCCAACGCCTTTGCCTTCGTCCTCGCCGTCACCTTCGCTGCCTCGACGGCGTTCATGACGCCGGTCGGCTACCAGACGAACCTCCTCGTCTACGGTCCCGGTGGGTACCGATTCACCGACTATCTGAAGGTCGGTGCGCCGCTACAGGCTGTCTTCGCCGTCGCGACGACGCTCGGCATCGCATACTTCTGGGGCCTCGCTCCCGCGTGA